Within Bacteroidota bacterium, the genomic segment TTGCATCACATTTTGGCTCTCTTCAAAAATGGATACGCCCAAACCAGTCATCAGCCACATCATAACCTGGGAAACCACGGTTGAATCCTGGCAGCTCGATTTCTACCAGCATGTCAACAACGCCGTTTACCTGAACTATCTCGAATCGGCCCGGGTCTGGTTTCTGACCGATTCCGGTATTGATTTTCAGTCGTTTCTGAACCAGCCGGCCATGCCCGTGGTCGCGTCGGTCAGAATGGATTTTAAAAAACCGGCTTATATGGGTGACCGGCTCAGGGTCCGTACCTGGATCAGCCATAAGAAACGGGTATCGGTGACGTTTTCCTACGAGATTCTGAATCAGGCCGGTGAGCTGATTCATGAGGCCGATACGGTGCTGGTCTTTGTCGATCCGGCGTCCAAACGGGCAGCCCCCATTCCACCGGACTATCAGAAACTGATAAAGGAATGATGACTTTTTACCCAGCGGAAGGACGATGAGA encodes:
- a CDS encoding acyl-CoA thioesterase, with protein sequence MDTPKPVISHIITWETTVESWQLDFYQHVNNAVYLNYLESARVWFLTDSGIDFQSFLNQPAMPVVASVRMDFKKPAYMGDRLRVRTWISHKKRVSVTFSYEILNQAGELIHEADTVLVFVDPASKRAAPIPPDYQKLIKE